The Streptomyces aurantiacus genome includes a region encoding these proteins:
- a CDS encoding transglycosylase family protein, translating into MLLYRKGKHRRPSKATRIATLAGVTTAAVAVPLMGATGASAATASEWDAVAQCESGGNWSINTGNGYYGGLQFSASTWAAYGGTSYASTADQASKSQQIAVAEKVLAGQGKGAWPSCGVGLSGASTGGGAAPSGSGDSGQSTSQSQQQDSQSSEQRASRSQERSTAKKTVETPTGKKVEKGDGEYKVVKGDTLSEIATKEKVKGGWQKLYKLNDDIVDDADFIFPGQQLHLS; encoded by the coding sequence ATGCTGCTTTACCGCAAGGGCAAGCACCGCCGCCCGTCCAAGGCCACCCGCATCGCCACGCTGGCCGGTGTCACCACCGCCGCCGTCGCCGTCCCGCTGATGGGCGCCACGGGAGCCTCCGCCGCCACCGCCTCCGAGTGGGACGCCGTCGCCCAGTGCGAGTCCGGTGGCAACTGGTCGATCAACACCGGCAACGGCTACTACGGCGGCCTGCAGTTCTCGGCCTCCACCTGGGCCGCGTACGGCGGCACCTCGTACGCCTCCACCGCCGACCAGGCCTCCAAGTCCCAGCAGATAGCCGTCGCCGAGAAGGTCCTCGCGGGCCAGGGCAAGGGTGCCTGGCCGAGCTGTGGCGTGGGCCTCTCGGGTGCCTCGACCGGCGGTGGCGCGGCCCCCTCCGGCTCGGGCGACTCCGGCCAGAGCACCTCGCAGTCGCAGCAGCAGGACTCGCAGTCCTCCGAGCAGCGTGCCTCGCGCTCCCAGGAGCGTTCGACCGCGAAGAAGACCGTCGAGACCCCGACCGGCAAGAAGGTCGAGAAGGGCGACGGCGAGTACAAGGTCGTCAAGGGCGACACCCTCAGCGAGATCGCCACGAAGGAGAAGGTCAAGGGCGGCTGGCAGAAGCTGTACAAGCTGAACGACGACATCGTCGACGACGCCGACTTCATCTTCCCGGGTCAGCAGCTCCACCTCAGCTGA
- a CDS encoding FtsB family cell division protein, translating to MAVKDRDRFSTATRLRALGEQTAARVYRSQTKRQAHRSRLTGRAALLALVLCSLVVALAYPIRQYVSQRAEVADLQRQREQARERVEQLRDLKARWQDDAYAEQRIRERLHYVMPGETGYIVIDPDAAKKTRTDQTAADRAWYANVWDGVDKADASDQ from the coding sequence ATGGCTGTGAAGGACCGTGACCGGTTCTCCACCGCGACCAGGCTGCGGGCGCTCGGTGAGCAGACCGCAGCCCGTGTCTACCGCTCCCAGACCAAACGGCAGGCGCACCGCTCACGGCTGACCGGCCGCGCGGCGCTCCTCGCCCTGGTCCTCTGCTCGCTCGTCGTGGCCCTCGCCTATCCCATAAGGCAGTACGTCTCCCAGCGTGCCGAGGTCGCCGACCTCCAGCGGCAGCGCGAGCAGGCCCGTGAGCGGGTCGAGCAGCTGCGTGACCTGAAGGCGCGGTGGCAGGACGACGCGTACGCCGAGCAGCGCATCCGGGAACGGCTGCACTACGTGATGCCGGGTGAGACCGGCTACATCGTGATCGACCCCGACGCGGCGAAGAAGACGCGTACGGATCAGACGGCGGCCGACCGGGCCTGGTACGCCAACGTCTGGGACGGCGTCGACAAGGCCGACGCCTCCGACCAGTGA
- the eno gene encoding phosphopyruvate hydratase, which translates to MPSIDVVVAREILDSRGNPTVEVEVGLDDGSTGRAAVPSGASTGAFEAVELRDGDPNRYLGKGVEKAVLAVIEQIGPELVGYDATEQRLIDQAMIDLDATDNKGSLGANAILGVSLAVAHAASEASDLPLFRYLGGPNAHLLPVPMMNILNGGSHADSNVDIQEFMIAPIGAESFSEAVRWGAEVYHTLKKVLKTKGLSTGLGDEGGFAPNLGSNREALDLIVEAIKEAGYTPGTQVALALDVAASEFYKDGKYEFEGKSRSAAEMTEYYEELVSAYPLVSIEDPLYEDDWAGWNVITEKLGDKVQIVGDDLFVTNPERLARGIEEGSANALLVKVNQIGSLTETLDAVEMAQRNGFKCMMSHRSGETEDVTIADLAVAVNCGQIKTGAPARSDRVAKYNQLLRIEEILDDAAVYAGRSAFPRYKG; encoded by the coding sequence GTGCCGTCCATCGACGTCGTCGTAGCCCGGGAAATCCTGGACTCCCGAGGCAATCCCACGGTCGAGGTCGAGGTCGGCCTCGACGACGGCAGCACGGGTCGTGCCGCCGTCCCGTCCGGCGCCTCCACCGGTGCCTTCGAGGCTGTTGAGCTCCGTGACGGAGACCCCAACCGCTACCTCGGCAAGGGTGTCGAGAAGGCCGTCCTCGCCGTCATCGAGCAGATCGGCCCGGAGCTCGTCGGTTACGACGCCACCGAGCAGCGCCTCATCGACCAGGCGATGATCGACCTGGACGCCACCGACAACAAGGGCTCGCTCGGCGCCAACGCCATCCTCGGCGTCTCCCTCGCCGTCGCCCACGCGGCCTCCGAGGCCAGCGACCTGCCGCTCTTCCGCTACCTGGGCGGACCGAACGCGCACCTGCTGCCGGTCCCGATGATGAACATCCTCAACGGTGGGTCGCACGCCGACTCCAACGTCGACATCCAGGAGTTCATGATCGCCCCGATCGGCGCGGAGTCCTTCTCCGAGGCCGTGCGCTGGGGCGCCGAGGTCTACCACACCCTCAAGAAGGTGCTGAAGACCAAGGGCCTGTCCACCGGTCTCGGTGACGAGGGCGGCTTCGCCCCGAACCTGGGCTCCAACCGCGAGGCCCTCGACCTCATCGTCGAGGCCATCAAGGAAGCCGGCTACACCCCCGGCACGCAGGTCGCCCTCGCGCTGGACGTCGCCGCGTCCGAGTTCTACAAGGACGGCAAGTACGAGTTCGAGGGCAAGTCCCGCTCGGCCGCCGAGATGACCGAGTACTACGAGGAGCTCGTCTCCGCGTACCCGCTGGTCTCCATCGAGGACCCGCTGTACGAGGACGACTGGGCCGGCTGGAACGTCATCACCGAGAAGCTGGGCGACAAGGTCCAGATCGTCGGCGACGACCTCTTCGTCACCAACCCCGAGCGCCTCGCCCGCGGCATCGAGGAGGGCTCCGCCAACGCCCTGCTCGTCAAGGTCAACCAGATCGGCTCGCTCACCGAGACGCTGGACGCCGTCGAGATGGCCCAGCGCAACGGCTTCAAGTGCATGATGTCCCACCGCTCCGGCGAGACCGAGGACGTCACCATCGCCGACCTCGCCGTCGCGGTGAACTGCGGCCAGATCAAGACCGGTGCCCCGGCCCGCTCGGACCGCGTCGCCAAGTACAACCAGCTGCTGCGCATCGAGGAGATCCTCGACGACGCCGCGGTGTACGCGGGCCGCTCCGCGTTCCCCCGCTACAAGGGCTGA